From the Toxotes jaculatrix isolate fToxJac2 chromosome 15, fToxJac2.pri, whole genome shotgun sequence genome, one window contains:
- the LOC121194892 gene encoding olfactory receptor 13C5-like, translating into MDNELNVTYISLNGYVEVNKYRYVYFLIIFTVYILIICSNSTIVYLIVIHRNLHEPMYIFIAALLLNCVLFSTTIYPKLLIDLLSEKQIISYSACIFQLFVIYYLGSSEFLLLSAMAYDRYVSISKPLQYPIIMRNTTVGILLLLAWIVPALHISVPAIASAEAKLCNFTLNGIFCNNSIYQLQCVRSRFIIMFGVVIVLDLVSLPMLFIIFTYTKIFIISYRTCREVRKKAAETCLPHLLVLITFCLLSLYDASIARVESNFPKTARLIMTLQTVCYQPLFNPLIYGLKMKEISKHLRRLLCSAKII; encoded by the coding sequence ATGGATAATGAGTTAAATGTTACATACATATCTCTTAACGGGTATGTGGaagttaacaaatacagatatgtttattttctgattatatttacagtttatattcTAATAATCTGCAGTAATTCTACTATAGTGTACCTTATCGTGATTCACAGAAACCTCCATGAGccgatgtacattttcattgcagctttgcTACTGAACTGTGTCCTTTTCAGCACGACTATTTACCCAAAGCTTCTGATTGATcttttgtcagaaaaacagatcatatcATATTCAGCCTGTATCTTTCAGTtgtttgtaatttattatttaggCAGTTCAGAGTTCTTActgttgtcagccatggcctatgacaggtatgtgtctATAAGTAAACCTCTGCAATATCCAATTATCATGAGAAACACCACAGTGGggattttgctgcttttagctTGGATTGTACCTGCTTTACATATTTCAGTCCCTGCAATAGCGAGTGCTGAAGCTAAACTGTGTAACTTTActttaaatggaatattttgcaACAATTCAATTTACCAGCTTCAATGTGTGAGATCAAGATTCATTATTATGTTTGGTGTGGTCATTGTATTAGATCTTGTAAGCCTCCCTATGCTCTTCATAATTTTCACATATACAAAGATATTTATAATATCCTATCGAACTTGTAgagaagtcagaaaaaaagctgcagagacctgTTTACCACACCTGCTGGTTTTAATCACTTTCTGCCTTTTAAGTCTATATGATGCCAGTATAGCTCGAGTGGAATCCAACTTTCCAAAAACTGCTCGTTTAATAATGACGCTACAAACAGTTTGTTATCAGcctttgtttaatccactgatatacggactgaaaatgaaagaaatttccaaacacctcagaagGTTGTTGTGTTCAGCCAAAATCATCTGA
- the LOC121194502 gene encoding olfactory receptor 11A1-like — MDDEVNVTYISLNGYVEVNKYRYVYFLIIFTVYILIICSNSTIVYLIVIHGNLHEPMYIFIAALLLNCVLYSTNIYLKLLTDFLSEKQIISYSACVFQFFVFYSLAGSEFLLLSAMAYDRYVSICKPLQYPTIMRKITVSILLLLAWIVPALHVAVPAIASAEAKLCNFTLNGIFCNNSIYQLQCVRSRFITIYGVVCLLDLAILPMFFIIFTYTKIFIISYRSCREVRKKAAETCLPRLLVLISFSLLSVYDISIARVESNVPKTVHLIMTLQIILYHPLFNPLIYGLKMKEISKHLRRLLCSAKII, encoded by the coding sequence atgGATGATGAGGTAAATGTTACATACATATCTCTTAACGGGTATGTGGaagttaacaaatacagatatgtttattttctgattatatttacagtttatattcTAATAATCTGCAGTAATTCTACTATAGTGTACCTTATCGTGATTCATGGAAACCTCCATGAGccaatgtacattttcattgcagctttgcTACTGAACTGTGTCCTTTACAGCACTAATATTTACCTAAAGCTTCTGACTGactttttgtcagaaaaacagatcatatcatattcagcctgtgtctttcagttttttgtattttattctctTGCTGGTTCAGAGTTCTTActgttgtcagccatggcctatgacaggtatgtgtctatatgtaaacctctgcaataTCCAACTATCATGAGAAAAATCACTGTGAGTATTTTGCTCCTTTTAGCTTGGATTGTACCTGCTTTACATGTTGCAGTCCCTGCAATAGCGAGTGCTGAAGCTAAACTGTGTAACTTTACTTTAAATGGGATATTTTGCAACAATTCAATTTACCAGCTTCAATGTGTGAGATCAAGATTCATTACTATATATGGGGTGGTTTGTTTATTAGATCTTGCAATCCTCCCTATGTTCTTCATAATTTTCACATATACAAAGATATTTATAATATCCTATCGAAGTTGTAGAgaagtcaggaaaaaagctgcagagacctgTTTACCTCGCCTGTTGGTTTTAATTAGTTTCTCCCTTCTGAGTGTGTATGATATCAGTATAGCTCGAGTGGAATCCAACGTTCCAAAAACTGTTCATTTAATAATGACACTACAAATAATTTTGTATCAtcctttgtttaatccactgatatacggactgaaaatgaaagaaatttccaaacacctcagaagGTTGTTGTGTTCAGCCAAAATCATCTGA
- the LOC121194503 gene encoding olfactory receptor 13C5-like: protein MDDELNVTYICLNGYVEVNKYRYVYFLIIFTVYILIICSNSTIVYLIVIHRNLHESMYIFIAALLLNCVLYSTTIYPKLLIDLLSEEQIISYSACPFQFFILYCLGSSEFLLLSAMAYDRYVSICKPLQYPIIMRKTTVSILLLLAWIVPALHVAVPAIATAEVKLCNFTLNGIFCNNSIYQLHCVRSRFITMFGVVILLDLVILPMLFIIFTYTKIFIISYRSCREVRKKAAETCLPHLLVLITFCLLSLYDASIARVESNFPKTARLIMTLQTVCYQPLFNPLIYGLKMKEISKHLRRLLCSAKII, encoded by the coding sequence atgGATGATGAGTTAAATGTTACATACATATGTCTTAACGGGTATGTGGaagttaacaaatacagatatgtttattttctgattatatttacagtttatattcTAATAATCTGCAGTAATTCTACTATAGTGTACCTTATCGTGATTCACAGAAACCTCCATGAGTcgatgtacattttcattgcagctttgcTACTGAACTGTGTCCTTTACAGTACGACTATTTACCCAAAGCTTCTGATTGATCTTTTGTCAGAAGAACAGATCATATCATATTCAGCCTGTCCCTTTCagttttttatactttattgttTAGGCAGTTCAGAATTCTTActgttgtcagccatggcctatgacaggtatgtgtctatatgtaaacctctgcaatatccaattatcatgagaaaaaccactgtgagtattttgctgcttttagctTGGATTGTACCTGCTTTACATGTTGCAGTCCCTGCAATAGCGACTGCTGAAGTTAAACTGTGTAACTTTActttaaatggaatattttgtAACAATTCAATTTACCAGCTTCACTGTGTGAGATCAAGATTCATTACTATGTTTGGTGTGGTCATTTTATTAGATCTTGTAATCCTCCCAATGCTCTTCATAATTTTCACATATACAAAGATATTTATAATATCCTATCGAAGTTGTAGAgaagtcaggaaaaaagctgcagagacctgtttacctcacctgCTGGTTTTAATCACTTTCTGCCTTTTAAGTCTATATGATGCCAGTATAGCTCGAGTGGAATCCAACTTTCCAAAAACTGCTCGTTTAATAATGACACTACAAACAGTTTGTTATCAGcctttgtttaatccactgatatacggactgaaaatgaaagaaatttccaaacacctcagaagGTTGTTGTGTTCAGCCAAAATCATCTGA